The following proteins come from a genomic window of Syngnathus acus chromosome 15, fSynAcu1.2, whole genome shotgun sequence:
- the LOC119134757 gene encoding glycine N-acyltransferase-like protein 3 — protein MKVLQKDEQMTAETVLLKHLPKSYQVYGLLHACNRNPTCIQFIVDTWPDFKVILCRPDPQNKQASDWGKKLMFYTSDEKVLRKMLLEEDLIDWSNYVIIGGFESSHTSMVKEVFTQRRVNYELLACAHLFYLPDSSHLVTPAFDSDIKSRISSLDLSHAHLVNQTWKFGGGEIGYKKIVRQISNFPSYCITDDQGQPVSWLLLHEYMAMGMLYTAPEHRRKGYASVLLYTMAQRLLAEGHPVFCYVEETNTVPFKLVKSLGFIEDPSYRDIWAKFDA, from the exons ATGAAGGTCCTCCAAAAAGATGAGCAAATGACTGCTGAGACTGTTCTGCTGAAACACTTACCCAAGAGTTATCAG GTCTATGGACTCTTACATGCTTGTAACAGAAACCCAACTTGCATACAGTTCATTGTTGATACTTGGCCCGATTTTAAGGTCATTCTTTGTCGTCCTGACCCGCAA AACAAACAAGCCTCAGACTGGGGAAAAAAGTTAATGTTCTACACCTCAGATGAGAAGGTGTTGAGGAAAATGTTATTAGAAGAGGATTTAATCGACTGGAGCAATTATGTTATTATTGGAG GCTTTGAAAGTTCTCACACCTCCATGGTCAAAGAGGTTTTCACACAGAGACGAGTCAACTACGAACTTCTGGCTTGTGcacatcttttttatttaccgGATAGTAGCCATCTGGTCACACCAGCTTTTGACAG tgatATTAAATCAAGGATTTCATCCCTCGATCTTTCTCATGCTCATCTGGTGAATCAAACCTGGAAGTTTGGCGGGGGTGAAATAGGCTACAAGAAAATTGTAAGACAAATCAGCAACTTCCCTTCTTATTGCATCACTGATGACCAGGGTCAGCCTGTATCGTGGCTGCTTTTGCACGAATACATGGCGATGGGCATGTTGTATACTGCACCTGAGCACAGACGAAAAGGCTACGCCTCTGTCCTGCTCTACACTATGGCCCAGAGACTCCTTGCTGAGGGCCACCCAGTGTTCTGCTATGTAGAGGAAACCAACACAGTCCCATTTAAGCTAGTTAAAAGCCTGGGTTTCATCGAGGATCCCTCTTACAGAGACATATGGGCTAAGTTTGACGCATGA
- the cst3 gene encoding cystatin C (amyloid angiopathy and cerebral hemorrhage), which produces MISRVAFVFLGVVCAVGFGALIGGFSNADPNEEGARNALNFAIAQHNAATNDMYRRVGKEVIESKKQIVSGVKYVFTVKMVKTNCRKDASDECAVPADAQPYQCTFTVWSRPWLPDIRLIEGAIC; this is translated from the exons ATGATTTCGAGGGTAGCCTTCGTTTTTCTCGGCGTAGTTTGCGCCGTAGGCTTCGGCGCGTTAATCGGAGGATTCAGCAATGCAGACCCCAACGAGGAAGGCGCGAGGAATGCTCTCAACTTCGCCATTGCTCAACATAATGCGGCCACGAACGACATGTACCGCAGAGTCGGCAAAGAAGTGATCGAGTCTAAAAAACAG atTGTCTCTGGCGTCAAGTACGTATTCACTGTTAAAATGGTGAAGACTAACTGCAGGAAGGACGCTTCTGATGAGTGCGCCGTGCCAGCCGACGCCCAG CCTTACCAGTGCACTTTCACCGTGTGGAGCCGCCCATGGCTGCCCGACATCCGGCTGATCGAGGGAGCAATTTGCTAG
- the ephx5 gene encoding epoxide hydrolase 1: MQRVHFLKDCFLNLDTFHKQIVIGTAVAAGVALLYVEHRRCYKVQTIPQGDGWWGAGEKSQSEDDKIYSFEVQTSDDEIKVLQERLDNTRYSDPLEDSTFEYGFNSTYLKQVVSYWRHQFDWEKKVAMLNKYPHFKTKIEGLDVHFIHVRPTPQKNQKVVPLMLVHGWPGSFFEFYKILPLLTESHNDLAFEVICPSIPGYGFSEAPHKQGFNTFAAARIFLKLMERLGFLQFYLQGGDWGSLITTNMAQMKPQCVKGLHLNSFMSRKGFKVMLSLLIGPYLPRLVSLSREDVRRLFPFFKKQVWTILRESGYLHIQATKPDTLGCAMNDSPVGLAAYILEKFSTWTDMENIHLEDGGLERKFSLDDLLTNVMIYWTTGSIVSSMRFYKENLKENIGNRIDSRTRIFVPTGLAAFPGELMHCPKSWAQNRFQNIVSYTMMPRGGHFAAFEEPHLLADDLIQFVRRVEL; this comes from the exons ATGCAAAGAGTACATTTTTTGAA AGACTGCTTCCTGAACTTGGATACTTTCCACAAGCAGATCGTGATCGGCACAGCGGTAGCAGCAGGCGTCGCATTGCTGTACGTTGAGCACAGAAGATGTTACAAAGTTCAAACTATTCCCCAAGGTGATGGGTGGTGGGGAGCAGGCGAGAAATCACAATCAGAAGATGACAAGATCTACTCTTTTGAGGTGCAAACCTCAGATGATGAAATCAAG GTCCTTCAAGAGCGCCTTGACAATACCCGCTACAGTGACCCTCTGGAAGATAGCACATTTGAGTATGGATTCAATTCCACTTATCTCAAGCAAGTGGTTTCCTATTGGAGACACCAGTttgactgggaaaaaaaagtggcaatgCTGAACAAGTATCCacacttcaaaacaaaaattgaag GATTAGATGTGCATTTTATCCATGTTCGGCCAACTCCACAAAAGAATCAAAAAGTGGTCCCACTTATGCTTGTTCATGGCTGGCCAGGCTCCTTCTTTGAATTCTACAAGATCTTGCCACTTCTCACTGAGAGCCACAATGATCTCGCCTTCGAGGTCATATGCCCGTCTATACCTGGATATGGTTTCTCGGAGGCCCCTCATAAACAAG GTTTCAACACTTTTGCTGCTGCCAGAATTTTCCTGAAATTGATGGAGCGTTTAGGGTTCTTGCAGTTCTACCTGCAGGGAGGAGACTGGGGCTCTTTGATCACCACCAATATGGCACAGATGAAGCCTCA GTGTGTGAAAGGTCTCCACTTAAACAGTTTTATGTCAAGAAAAGGGTTTAAAGTGATGTTGTCCCTCTTGATTGGCCCTTATCTGCCCCGCTTGGTGAGCCTGAGTCGGGAAGATGTCCGCCGCTTGttcccattttttaaaaagcaagtGTGGACCATCTTGAGGGAATCAGGCTACTTACACATTCAGGCTACCAAACCAGACACTTTAG GCTGTGCGATGAATGACTCCCCGGTAGGCTTGGCTGCTTACATTCTGGAGAAGTTCTCCACCTGGACTGACATGGAGAACATACACCTGGAGGATGGTGGGCTGGAAAG GAAATTTAGCCTGGATGACCTCTTGACAAATGTCATGATCTACTGGACCACAGGCTCCATCGTCTCCTCCATGCGTTTCTACAAAGAGAACCTTAAGGAGAATATTGGAAACAGGATTGACTCAAG GACAAGAATATTTGTACCGACAGGATTGGCTGCCTTCCCTGGAGAGCTGATGCACTGTCCTAAATCGTGGGCCCAAAATAGGTTTCAAAACATTGTCTCATACACAATGATGCCTCGAGGTGGTCACTTTGCTGCCTTTGAGGAGCCTCATCTGTTGGCCGATGATCTAATCCAGTTTGTTAGAAGGGTGGAGCTTTGA
- the LOC119134636 gene encoding MAD2L1-binding protein, with translation MKQPIPSSKKLADAEMMIAPRLLNVPDDSNTGENVGAADGKPEVGEKEFKCSEDESQDQVNSAQQNDNITVSSSNSLENTKVGVCSVTTEKHQFNAAESDAEMARRAKEEGVVNVVFPGTVTQEGCCRFVSEILKCILYQRQQLPMTYDQLVHSQKKWQDSKVNKDVCGRKVNMADVNGRKCQKTLQDLEEVLHQLEVMFTVSKVPRVLLLMGGSLILPKEIYEINLEALVLESGERCLRMSSCLRQLFRTLFVADLLSDSRPGRLMPTTVLALAHRDCGVGWFHPKLQFKVPTSVNKQTIALCTDLCSFSNKSTDVVDWKEYVWFQAPTTIKGFRD, from the exons ATGAAGCAGCCAATCCCGTCTTCAAAAAAACTAGCAGACGCTGAAATGATGATCGCACCAAGGTTACTGAATGTTCCCGACGATTCAAATACAGGTGAAAATGTCGGCGCGGCTGATGGCAAACCAGAAGTGGGTGAAAAAGAATTTAAATGTTCTGAAGACGAAAGCCAGGATCAAGTCAACAGCGCCCAACAGAACGACAACATCACTGTGTCTTCAAGCAACTCGCTTG aaaacacaaaagtagGAGTCTGCAGCGTGACAACCGAGAAACATCAATTTAACGCAGCCGAGAGTGACGCAGAGATGGCGAGAAgagcaaaggaggagggagttGTCAATGTCGTCTTCCCGGGAACTGTGACTCAAGAAGGCTGCTGCCGTTTTGTCAGCGAAATCCTCAAGTGCATTTTGTATCAGAGGCAACAGCTGCCCATGACCTATGACCAACTCGTGCACTCCCAGAAGAAATGGCAAGACTCAAAAGTG AATAAAGACGTTTGTGGAAGGAAAGTGAATATGGCAGACGTAAATGGACGTAAATGTCAGAAGACGCTTCAGGACCTGGAGGAGGTGCTGCATCAGCTGGAGGTGATGTTCACTGTTAGCAAGGTACCCCGGGTTCTGCTGCTCATGGGTGGTTCGCTCATCCTCCCCAAAGAGATCTACGAGATCAACCTGGAGGCGCTGGTATTGGAAAGTGGCGAACGATGTCTACGCATGTCATCATGTTTACGACAACTCTTCCGCACACTTTTTGTAGCTGACCTTTTGTCTGATAGTAGACCAGGCCGTTTAATGCCCACCACGGTCTTGGCACTGGCCCACAGAGACTGTGGGGTTGGTTGGTTCCACCCTAAACTCCAGTTTAAAGTGCCAACTTCAGTCAACAAACAAACGATTGCTCTTTGTACTGATCTGTGCAGTTTTAGCAACAAAAGCACAGACGTAGTGGACTGGAAGGAATATGTGTGGTTTCAAGCACCTACGACCATCAAAGGCTTTCGCGATTGA
- the LOC119134631 gene encoding kinesin-like protein KIF16B, whose amino-acid sequence MLGLRKRCSRFLRDGLSTRRSSSPSTKQKPASVRGDEKNTKIFTYDFSYDSTDQSPSFASQEKIFNDLGQDVLKAAFEGFNACVFAYGQTGSGKSYTMMGHAEEKGLIPRICDSLISKISERNTSNAVSFRTEVSFMEIYNERVYDLLKKRTVVTESGGLRVREHPRHGPYVENLTKHLVHSYSDMEELIAAGNANRITASTRMNDLSSRSHAIFSISFSQTWFDAELSREMLSKIHLVDLAGSERADITQTSGIRLKEGANINKSLVTLGTVISALAELSLEQPTTKKMTFIPYRDSVLTWLLKDSLGGNSKTTMIATISPANVNYAETLSTLRYANRARNILNNPTVNEDSSVKLIKDLQAEVTRLKRLLESKPVSHRKLSSSLRMEEELHENEEKVTLLLPNE is encoded by the exons ATGCTCGGCCTGCGCAAACGCTGCAGTCGTTTTCTCCGTGATGGCCTCAGTACGCGTCGCAGTTCGAGTCCGTCCACTAAACAAAAG CCAGCATCAGTTCGAGGAGATGAAAAGAACACAAAGATATTTACTTATGACTTCTCATATGACTCAACTGACCAAAGTCCCTCGTTTGCATCTCAGGAGAAG atatTCAATGATCTGGGGCAAGATGTCTTAAAAGCTGCATTTGAAGGTTTCAATGCCTGTGTGTTTGCCTATGGCCAAACTGGATCAGGCAAATCCTACACCATGATGGGTCATGCT GAAGAAAAAGGCTTAATCCCACGGATCTGCGACAGCTTGATCTCCAAAATCTCAGAGAGGAACACGAGCAATGCAGTGTCATTTCGTACAGAGGTCAG CTTTATGGAAATCTACAATGAACGTGTGTATGACCTTCTTAAAAAGAGGACTGTCGTCACAGAGAGTGGAGGCTTAAGAGTGCGAGAACACCCGAGGCATGGACCATATGTTGAGA ATCTGACCAAGCATTTGGTACATAGCTACAGCGACATGGAAGAGCTGATTGCTGCTGGGAACGCCAACCGTATCACTGCCAGCACACGGATGAATGATTTAAGCAGCCGCTCGCATGCCATCTTCTCTATCAGCTTTTCTCAG ACATGGTTTGATGCCGAGTTGTCACGCGAGATGCTGAGTAAGATCCACCTGGTGGACCTGGCTGGCAGTGAGAGGGCAGACATCACGCAGACTTCAGGCATCCGACTAAAGGAGGGCGCCAACATCAACAAATCACTCGTCACCCTGGGCACTGTCATCTCAGCTCTGG CTGAGCTCAGTTTAGAACAACCGACAACCAAAAAGATGACCTTCATCCCTTACAGAGACTCTGTTCTTACATGGCTGCTTAAAGACAGTCTTGGTGGAAACTCCAAGACTACAATGATTGCAA CCATTTCCCCAGCTAATGTGAACTATGCCGAGACCTTGAGCACATTGCGCTATGCCAACCGCGCTCGAAACATCCTGAACAACCCCACAGTGAATGAAGACAGCAGTGTGAAGTTGATCAAGGATCTCCAGGCAGAGGTTACCAGGCTGAAAAGGCTACTGGAATCCAAACCG GTGTCTCATAGAAAGCTGTCTTCTTCTCTGAGAATGGAAGAGGAgctgcatgaaaatgaagaaaaggTCACTCTTCTCCTGCCAAATGAATAG
- the LOC119134633 gene encoding kinesin-like protein KIF16B, producing MLNAKRKLRDGSKRGGGCYHSNLGFHNTLREEAVALKKEGNTVVLDCHFPHLIGIDEDLLSTGIVLYYLKEGRTMINTNKGSYGLNIEDGHSRLDGEHCVFENHAGTVTLIPQEGAMCSVNGTVVTHPCQLTQGAIIHLGRRTILRFNHPTEAAYLKVKQQVKQSLTYSTACLMTFCQTSFNNLIAFTELLSSNAI from the exons ATGCTAAATGCCAAGAGGAAGCTGAGAGATGGTAGCAAACGAGGGGGAGGCTGCTATCATAGCAACCTGGGCTTCCATAACACCTTAAGA GAGGAGGCGGTGGCTTTGAAAAAGGAAGGAAACACTGTGGTTTTGGACTGCCACTTCCCCCATCTCATAGGCATTGATGAAGACTTGCTCAGCACTGGCATCGTTCTGTATTATTTGAAA GAAGGCAGAACCATGATAAACACTAACAAAGGATCCTATGGTTTGAATATTG aagATGGTCATTCCAGGCTCGACGGTGAACATTGTGTGTTTGAAAACCACGCTGGGACTGTGACGCTCATCCCTCAGGAGGGTGCAATGTGCTCAGTCAATGGCACCGTAGTAACTCATCCCTGCCAGCTGACTCAGG GTGCCATCATACACCTTGGGAGAAGGACCATATTACGCTTTAACCACCCCACTGAAGCGGCCTATCTCAAAGTGAAACAGCAGGTGAAGCAGAGCCTGACATACAGTACTGCCTGTCTAATGACTTTTTGCCAAACATCTTTCAACAACTTAATTGCATTCACTGAATTGCTTTCTTCTAATGCAATATAG